In Deltaproteobacteria bacterium, the sequence GGGTGTCTATCTGTGCAGCAGGCCTTCCTGTCTTCAAAAGGCCGTGCGGAAAAATCTTCTTTCCCGTGCCTTGCGCAGCCCGGTGCCGGCTTCGGAGCTTGCGGGGCTGGAAGAAAAAATTTGCGGTGTGCTGGAGAATAAGATCCGGTCGTTTCTGAGCGTATTGCGGAAAGGGAACCGGATTGTCGCCGGTCGTGAATCGATACAAAAAAGGATTCATCAAGGGGAGGTTTATCTGCTCATCCTGGCAGAGGAGTCTTCGAAAAAGCGTGCCGGTTATGAGCGAAAAAATATTCCATTGCGGATATTCTTCTCTCGTGAGCGTCTGGGACGGGCCGTTGGGAAAGCACCCCAGCCGGTCCTTGGGGTACTTGACGAGCGGGCGAGTCTGGAGCTGATCCGGTGGATCGATTGGGTGGATGGTTTTTGTGCCGGTAGGGGGTGAAACGTTTTATGGGGAATAAAAAACTGAGGGTCCATGAAGTTGCAAGGGAGATCGGGATTGCCTCGAAAGAACTCCTGGAATACTTCAAGAAAACAAATCCTGAGATCAAGAGTAATCTCTCCGTGGTTCCGGATGAGGTGGCGGAAGAGGTGCGGGAGCAGTATTCCTCCACAGGAGGACTGAAGGCATCCAAGGCCCGGAAGAAGCCCAAACCGAAGGTGGAATTCAAGGTCCGCCGGAAGAGGAAAAAGGTCCCGGAGCCCGAAGTTGCTGCCGAGGGAATCTCGGCAGAACCTGAAAAGGCGGCGGTGAAAGACGCGGTCC encodes:
- a CDS encoding DUF448 domain-containing protein, producing MPHRTCIGCREAFEKTALIRIVQSPDGRLVPDLKAKLPGRGVYLCSRPSCLQKAVRKNLLSRALRSPVPASELAGLEEKICGVLENKIRSFLSVLRKGNRIVAGRESIQKRIHQGEVYLLILAEESSKKRAGYERKNIPLRIFFSRERLGRAVGKAPQPVLGVLDERASLELIRWIDWVDGFCAGRG